One window of Brevibacterium pigmentatum genomic DNA carries:
- a CDS encoding DUF58 domain-containing protein, which translates to MRLSTSGIIFVLAGAALIITAYRFALPGLLPAGLLLLGLVLLSALLILWGTRRVSIAMSTNLHEVALAPSGDRYPLAAEGKEVEVQANVTNVGQLAIPGATIDFVPAEGFGDSTSGDVPPLAHGASQTVLTSFTPNRRGVSGIDSVLITVFGPFGLVKMKKKVHGAYPVAVSVPILPARIPQDSSIRPARLDDGEVRTGHTTRDFHTREYVPGDDLRHVHWPSTAKSGELMVRHEADEETLYALILIDLVADEGTEEPSDLEIEFLLAAATAAGTAFLRADYEVNVVAPGHQIRFKGAREIDKLRLLSALVRPGSVELPSHDNPNHIVICSVGDQRGQELASHFSRRVPVTLRTLSEIDDLTMFGLSEDLPESWTTFESKRSRGGTGRSSAEPGPGTAGAGASAAPGSASSTPQGVRR; encoded by the coding sequence ATGCGACTGAGCACTTCGGGCATCATCTTCGTCCTTGCCGGGGCGGCCCTGATCATCACGGCCTACCGCTTCGCGCTGCCCGGCCTGCTGCCGGCCGGCCTGCTGCTGCTCGGCCTGGTCCTGCTCTCGGCGCTGCTCATCCTGTGGGGCACCCGTCGGGTGTCGATTGCGATGAGCACGAACCTCCACGAGGTGGCGCTGGCTCCCTCGGGAGACCGCTACCCGCTGGCCGCCGAGGGCAAGGAGGTCGAGGTTCAGGCGAACGTGACCAATGTCGGCCAGCTCGCGATCCCCGGCGCGACGATCGACTTCGTTCCGGCCGAGGGGTTCGGCGATTCGACCTCCGGCGATGTTCCGCCTCTGGCCCATGGGGCGTCGCAGACGGTGCTGACCTCCTTCACTCCGAACCGCCGTGGTGTCTCCGGAATCGACTCTGTCCTCATCACGGTATTCGGGCCCTTCGGCCTGGTGAAGATGAAGAAGAAGGTTCACGGGGCCTACCCCGTGGCCGTGTCCGTGCCGATTCTGCCCGCACGCATCCCGCAGGATTCGTCCATCCGGCCCGCCCGCCTCGACGACGGCGAGGTCCGCACCGGACACACCACCCGAGACTTCCACACACGGGAGTACGTCCCCGGCGACGATCTGCGGCATGTGCATTGGCCCTCGACGGCGAAGTCCGGCGAACTCATGGTCCGGCACGAAGCCGATGAGGAGACGCTCTATGCGCTCATCCTCATCGACCTCGTCGCCGATGAGGGCACCGAGGAGCCGAGCGATCTCGAGATCGAGTTCCTTCTGGCCGCCGCCACCGCGGCCGGAACGGCGTTCCTCCGGGCCGACTACGAGGTCAACGTCGTCGCTCCCGGACACCAGATCAGATTCAAAGGAGCCCGCGAGATCGACAAGCTGCGTCTGCTCTCCGCCCTCGTGCGTCCGGGCAGTGTCGAACTGCCCTCGCACGACAACCCGAATCACATCGTCATCTGCTCCGTCGGTGATCAGCGCGGGCAGGAACTCGCCTCCCACTTCTCCCGTCGCGTGCCGGTGACTCTGCGCACCCTCAGCGAGATCGACGATCTGACGATGTTCGGTCTCAGCGAGGACCTGCCGGAGTCGTGGACGACGTTCGAGTCCAAGCGATCCCGCGGCGGCACCGGTCGGAGCTCGGCCGAGCCCGGGCCGGGCACCGCCGGCGCCGGAGCCTCTGCGGCTCCGGGCAGCGCGAGCTCGACTCCGCAGGGGGTGCGCCGATGA
- a CDS encoding polyprenyl synthetase family protein: MNSHYSATPGDVPEPAPPAAPAPPALVEALDSPEAIAAEVSTQLEAFLAEKASEFEAISPDATAIGEALIEFTRGGKRIRPVLLWWGFQLAGGEVRAGTAGDVTVGLAQAAGSLELLHAAALIHDDVIDNSNTRRGRPALHRQFEARHQSSGFHGDGASFGVSASIVIGDICLALSEELFERSQDALGDRHSARELRGIVRRDVMVGQYLDVLAEVIPLSDERIADRAWEVLSYKSAKYSVEQPLLLGAALAGADSRQLEEISGFGLPLGQAFQLRDDVLGMAGDPEATGKPAGDDIREGKRTVLIAETAARISADQLEVLASRLGDSELTDAEVAECVDMITDSGGLAAVESFIADKHAHAATVVDTWAEGAAGAASAERSAASARVRIGSAAQERLKGFATALSYRSS; the protein is encoded by the coding sequence ATGAACTCACATTATTCTGCGACGCCCGGCGACGTCCCCGAGCCCGCCCCGCCCGCCGCACCTGCCCCGCCCGCCCTCGTCGAGGCCCTCGATTCCCCGGAGGCCATCGCCGCCGAGGTGTCCACCCAGCTCGAGGCGTTCCTCGCCGAGAAGGCCTCTGAGTTCGAGGCGATCTCACCCGATGCGACGGCGATCGGCGAAGCCCTCATCGAGTTCACTCGCGGGGGCAAGAGGATCCGTCCCGTCCTGCTGTGGTGGGGTTTCCAGCTCGCCGGGGGTGAGGTCCGCGCCGGGACCGCAGGCGACGTCACCGTAGGTCTGGCTCAGGCAGCCGGTTCGCTCGAGCTGCTCCACGCCGCCGCGCTCATCCATGATGATGTCATCGACAATTCGAACACCCGCCGCGGTCGGCCCGCCCTGCACCGTCAGTTCGAGGCCCGCCATCAGTCCTCCGGATTCCACGGCGACGGTGCCTCATTCGGCGTCTCCGCCTCCATCGTCATCGGCGATATCTGCCTGGCGCTGAGCGAGGAGCTCTTCGAACGGTCGCAGGATGCCCTGGGCGACAGACACTCGGCCCGTGAGCTGCGTGGAATCGTGCGCCGCGATGTCATGGTCGGCCAGTACCTCGATGTGCTCGCCGAGGTCATCCCCCTCAGCGACGAGCGGATCGCCGACCGCGCGTGGGAGGTGCTCAGCTATAAGTCCGCGAAGTATTCGGTCGAGCAGCCGCTCCTCCTCGGCGCGGCCCTGGCGGGAGCGGACAGCCGGCAGCTCGAGGAGATCTCCGGCTTCGGCCTTCCCCTCGGACAGGCCTTCCAGCTGCGCGACGATGTCCTCGGCATGGCCGGCGACCCGGAAGCCACCGGCAAGCCTGCCGGAGACGACATCCGCGAGGGCAAGCGGACCGTCCTCATCGCCGAGACCGCTGCCAGGATCTCGGCCGACCAGCTCGAGGTCCTCGCCTCACGCTTGGGCGATTCGGAGCTCACCGACGCCGAGGTGGCCGAATGCGTTGACATGATCACGGACTCGGGCGGCCTCGCCGCCGTCGAATCCTTCATCGCGGACAAGCACGCCCACGCGGCGACAGTCGTCGACACGTGGGCGGAAGGTGCCGCAGGTGCAGCATCGGCGGAACGGTCGGCCGCCTCGGCGCGGGTGCGCATCGGATCGGCCGCGCAGGAACGACTCAAGGGATTCGCGACAGCCCTGAGCTACCGCTCCAGCTGA
- a CDS encoding YdcF family protein, which translates to MSVARVLVTAGVVLAGVFAVAEVAHWRSSHRRLGDYEGAGGHRARNAHLTGLTPTDSDQIIVVLGYANRGQRPNGINRFRVLAGLRSIDSRARSSLLIFCGGAVTGLTPEAVILERFAQEELGFTGRSVVETQSTTTWENIANAIPIIDRELTPATTISIVSNSHHAEKARDHLWQMRPDLARRLVRGGDYRFGEHPLVRPVAAVRGLLALDTLNRENARQARARD; encoded by the coding sequence GTGAGCGTTGCACGGGTGCTCGTGACCGCCGGAGTCGTCCTCGCCGGCGTCTTCGCCGTCGCCGAGGTGGCCCATTGGAGATCGAGCCACCGACGTCTTGGTGACTATGAAGGTGCCGGTGGTCATCGAGCTCGGAACGCTCACCTGACGGGTCTGACACCAACGGACAGTGACCAGATCATCGTGGTCCTCGGATATGCCAACCGCGGGCAGCGGCCGAACGGAATTAACCGATTCCGAGTCCTTGCCGGTCTGCGGTCGATCGACTCGAGGGCGCGTTCGAGCCTCCTCATCTTCTGCGGAGGAGCCGTCACGGGACTCACACCGGAGGCGGTCATCCTCGAACGCTTCGCTCAAGAGGAACTCGGCTTCACCGGCCGATCAGTGGTTGAGACGCAGAGCACGACGACGTGGGAGAACATCGCCAACGCGATCCCGATCATCGACCGCGAACTCACCCCCGCCACCACGATCAGCATCGTCTCGAACTCTCATCACGCGGAGAAAGCCCGTGACCACCTGTGGCAGATGCGACCGGACCTGGCACGCCGACTGGTCCGCGGGGGAGACTACCGATTCGGTGAACATCCCCTTGTCAGACCCGTAGCCGCCGTGCGCGGACTGCTCGCCTTGGACACTCTCAACCGGGAGAACGCGAGACAGGCTCGAGCGCGGGACTGA
- a CDS encoding Rv2175c family DNA-binding protein translates to MNTEELVQDWAPLPDIAELTGLGISQVRRLLEDGAICGIKIGDPKVLRVPLDFFVDGEVVKPLKGTLHTLYDAGFDYEEAIVWLFTHDESLPGRPIDLLRAGNKKEVRRRAQALAF, encoded by the coding sequence GTGAATACCGAAGAACTCGTCCAGGACTGGGCCCCGCTGCCCGACATCGCAGAACTCACCGGACTCGGCATCTCCCAGGTGCGGAGGCTGCTCGAAGACGGCGCCATCTGCGGAATCAAGATCGGTGATCCGAAGGTCCTGCGGGTTCCGTTGGACTTCTTCGTCGACGGCGAGGTCGTCAAGCCGCTCAAGGGAACCCTGCACACTCTCTACGATGCCGGGTTCGACTACGAAGAAGCCATCGTGTGGCTCTTCACCCACGACGAGTCCCTGCCCGGCCGACCCATCGACCTGCTTCGCGCCGGCAACAAGAAGGAAGTGCGCCGCCGCGCGCAGGCCCTCGCGTTCTGA
- the mraZ gene encoding division/cell wall cluster transcriptional repressor MraZ, whose product MFLGTHMQKLDDKGRLILPAKFREELSPGLVLTRGQENCLTLFPTTEFEAEHARIQNAPKTNKEARDYQRVFLSAASAEQPDKQGRITVPNILRQYASLDREVAVIGMGNRVEIWDAPTWEDYLVGAQQAFAEREEEVIPGVI is encoded by the coding sequence ATGTTCTTGGGCACTCATATGCAGAAGCTCGACGACAAAGGTCGGCTCATCCTGCCCGCAAAGTTCCGCGAGGAGCTGTCGCCCGGACTCGTTCTGACCCGTGGCCAGGAGAACTGCCTCACCCTGTTCCCCACCACGGAATTCGAAGCCGAGCACGCGCGAATCCAGAACGCGCCGAAGACGAATAAGGAAGCTCGCGATTACCAGCGTGTGTTCCTGTCAGCGGCATCTGCGGAACAACCGGACAAACAGGGACGCATCACGGTCCCGAACATATTGCGGCAGTACGCATCACTTGATCGGGAAGTCGCAGTGATCGGCATGGGCAACCGAGTCGAGATCTGGGATGCACCGACCTGGGAGGACTACCTCGTCGGCGCTCAGCAGGCCTTCGCCGAACGCGAAGAGGAGGTGATCCCCGGAGTGATCTGA
- a CDS encoding transglutaminase family protein, whose protein sequence is MSLHTPDTRPRGADFEPPAQDYSAPVSTNDERPSTGWLEAIVVFVAMALTAVAVSAVFKDFAWLSPVLISVAVVVIVGAVFRTVPALRSTGTAVIAQCVAGLITVFVVCAGDSLLLGFIPTGEAFGAVIDLLSEGVSDLYATAPPAASTPGFIAMLTIAFTLITILIDGLVSDLRAPKVGGVLLLVLWMIPVYFAAQEVKWWHVVAILAAFLLLMLSPYLPATRWRGGMTAILAGALALAIGIGLPLLLPPVPTLPDRASKGQGDLTVTNPFLNLRQNLGDRDDTTLFRYETTAEESDPIRLTSIDDFDGENWAPSPFSLDPFAIAADGMPWPEGMPRDKNFNEETINVAVGDNYDQQYLPSPYAPQQPKDLDRRWIFDEKTLTIVGNGQKTGGLQYSMDYLSPNPAVEDLQSATPVSESDFETELAVPDSLPTSVKETAERVTADAENQWEAAVMLQAYFRGGDFEYSLDAPERASGDAISDFLADKQGYCVQFSSAMTIMARTMGIPARIGVGYAGADEGEDGYDVSMQDSHAWPELYFEGAGWVRFEPTPGGPAGDPPKWTLANGADQQEESDETESASPSEEPSESASPTGGSDEPTEEETSTEAAEPTGSDLGTIFGIAAIVLVLLLLAALPAIWRSILRSRRTKDPHDLEAVWTEVRALATDYGQSLDSSRTLRFNELVLAGAAPAAGAAGGAAAGSSEATGATGADAGSTEPDIDPDTGEHARKSAAEVAAGSGAAGASAGAAGSSAFDRSDERLQRLSSPAPSGPTDSGVDDTALGAFVDALEADRYGATSESLDDSEVRALVDEVRTDLSERATPGSRISAKIWPASLFNRPK, encoded by the coding sequence ATGAGTCTCCATACGCCTGACACCCGTCCGCGCGGAGCCGATTTCGAGCCTCCGGCGCAGGACTATTCGGCACCGGTGTCGACGAACGACGAGCGTCCGAGCACGGGCTGGCTCGAAGCGATCGTCGTCTTCGTGGCCATGGCGCTGACCGCGGTCGCCGTGTCGGCCGTGTTCAAGGACTTCGCCTGGCTGTCGCCCGTGCTCATCTCCGTGGCCGTCGTCGTCATCGTCGGTGCCGTCTTCCGCACCGTTCCGGCGCTGCGGTCGACCGGCACCGCGGTCATCGCCCAGTGCGTGGCCGGTCTCATCACCGTGTTCGTCGTCTGTGCCGGGGATTCGCTGCTGCTCGGGTTCATCCCGACCGGTGAGGCCTTCGGCGCGGTGATCGACCTGCTCTCCGAGGGAGTCAGCGACCTCTATGCGACCGCACCTCCGGCGGCGAGCACACCGGGCTTCATCGCGATGCTCACGATCGCCTTCACCCTCATCACGATCCTCATCGACGGTCTCGTCTCGGATCTGCGGGCGCCGAAGGTCGGCGGTGTCCTGCTGCTCGTGCTGTGGATGATCCCCGTCTACTTCGCCGCTCAGGAGGTGAAGTGGTGGCATGTGGTCGCGATCCTCGCGGCATTCCTGCTGCTCATGCTCAGCCCCTATCTGCCCGCGACCCGGTGGCGCGGAGGAATGACAGCGATCCTGGCCGGAGCTCTGGCTCTGGCGATCGGCATCGGCCTGCCCCTTCTGCTGCCGCCGGTGCCGACCCTGCCGGATCGGGCGTCGAAGGGCCAGGGCGACCTGACCGTGACGAACCCGTTCCTCAACCTGCGACAGAACCTCGGCGATCGCGATGACACGACGCTGTTCCGCTATGAGACGACGGCCGAGGAATCGGATCCGATCCGGTTGACCTCGATCGATGACTTCGATGGGGAGAACTGGGCGCCGAGCCCGTTCAGCCTCGATCCCTTCGCGATCGCCGCCGACGGCATGCCGTGGCCCGAGGGGATGCCGCGGGACAAGAACTTCAACGAGGAGACGATCAACGTCGCCGTCGGCGACAACTACGACCAGCAGTACCTGCCGTCTCCGTATGCTCCGCAGCAGCCGAAGGACCTCGACCGCCGGTGGATCTTCGACGAGAAGACGCTGACGATCGTCGGCAACGGTCAGAAGACCGGCGGCCTGCAGTATTCGATGGACTATCTGTCCCCGAATCCCGCTGTCGAGGATCTGCAGTCGGCGACTCCGGTGTCCGAAAGCGACTTCGAGACCGAACTCGCAGTCCCCGATTCCCTGCCCACGAGCGTGAAGGAGACGGCGGAGCGAGTCACCGCCGATGCCGAGAATCAGTGGGAGGCCGCAGTCATGCTGCAGGCGTATTTCCGCGGCGGCGATTTCGAGTATTCGCTCGATGCTCCCGAACGCGCCAGCGGCGATGCGATCTCGGACTTCCTGGCCGATAAGCAGGGGTATTGCGTCCAGTTCTCCTCGGCCATGACGATCATGGCCCGCACGATGGGCATCCCTGCGCGCATCGGCGTCGGCTACGCCGGCGCGGATGAGGGCGAGGACGGCTACGACGTGAGCATGCAGGATTCGCATGCCTGGCCGGAGCTGTATTTCGAAGGCGCCGGTTGGGTGCGCTTCGAACCCACTCCCGGCGGTCCCGCCGGTGATCCGCCGAAGTGGACTCTCGCCAATGGTGCCGACCAGCAGGAGGAGAGCGACGAGACGGAATCGGCGAGCCCGAGCGAAGAGCCCTCCGAATCCGCGTCGCCGACCGGTGGCTCCGACGAGCCCACCGAGGAGGAGACGAGCACGGAGGCCGCAGAGCCGACCGGTTCGGATCTCGGCACGATCTTCGGCATCGCAGCGATCGTACTCGTCCTGCTGCTGCTCGCCGCGCTGCCCGCGATCTGGCGTTCGATCCTGCGATCGCGCCGGACGAAGGATCCGCACGACCTCGAAGCCGTGTGGACCGAGGTGCGTGCGCTGGCCACCGACTACGGACAGAGCCTGGATTCGAGTCGGACGCTGCGCTTCAACGAGCTCGTGCTCGCCGGCGCAGCCCCGGCGGCCGGGGCTGCCGGTGGCGCTGCCGCTGGGTCCTCGGAGGCTACGGGGGCGACCGGTGCGGATGCGGGCTCCACGGAGCCCGACATCGACCCTGACACCGGTGAGCACGCACGCAAGTCCGCCGCCGAGGTGGCCGCCGGTTCCGGTGCCGCCGGAGCGAGTGCGGGGGCTGCCGGTTCTTCGGCTTTCGATCGTTCGGACGAACGGCTGCAGCGACTGAGCAGCCCGGCCCCGTCAGGACCGACCGATTCGGGTGTTGATGACACCGCGCTGGGAGCGTTCGTCGATGCTCTCGAAGCCGATCGCTACGGAGCCACGTCCGAGTCTCTCGACGACTCCGAGGTGCGTGCGCTCGTCGACGAGGTGCGGACGGATCTGTCGGAGCGAGCGACGCCGGGCAGCCGGATCTCCGCGAAGATCTGGCCGGCCAGCCTGTTCAATCGCCCGAAATGA
- the rsmH gene encoding 16S rRNA (cytosine(1402)-N(4))-methyltransferase RsmH gives MTAQHVPVLLERVVELIGVGVEAARETGLTPVVVDGTLGMGGHAEAVLTAFDDVHLVGIDRDLQAIAIATERLAPFADRVDIVHAVDDELPEVLDDLGIDEISAILLDLGVSSLQLDEDERGFSYARPAPLDMRMDRTQELTAAEVLATYSESELRRILREYGEEKMAGRIAKIIVTDRADAPWETSDQLAAMLSRVIPQTKKKSHPAKRTFQALRIEVNDELGVLRTALPAALEALHIGGVAVIESYQSLEDTIVKKTFRAATTSSAPPDLPVVPEEHQPWLKEIIRGAEMADEKEAETNPRAASVRLRAVQKMREARS, from the coding sequence ATGACAGCTCAGCACGTACCGGTGCTCCTGGAGCGCGTGGTCGAACTCATCGGCGTCGGAGTCGAAGCCGCACGGGAGACCGGGCTCACCCCGGTCGTCGTGGACGGCACTCTGGGAATGGGCGGGCACGCCGAAGCCGTGCTCACAGCCTTCGACGATGTCCACCTCGTCGGCATCGACCGCGATCTACAGGCCATCGCCATCGCGACCGAACGTCTCGCACCCTTCGCCGACCGAGTCGATATCGTCCACGCCGTCGACGATGAGCTGCCCGAGGTCCTCGACGACTTGGGCATCGACGAGATCAGCGCGATCCTCCTCGACCTCGGGGTGTCCTCCCTGCAGCTCGACGAAGACGAACGCGGATTCTCCTACGCCCGGCCGGCGCCCCTGGACATGCGCATGGACCGCACCCAGGAACTCACCGCGGCAGAAGTGCTGGCGACCTACTCCGAATCCGAGCTGCGCCGCATCCTCCGCGAATACGGCGAGGAGAAGATGGCCGGCAGGATCGCGAAGATCATCGTCACCGACCGGGCTGACGCCCCCTGGGAGACCTCGGACCAGCTCGCGGCCATGCTCTCGCGCGTGATTCCGCAGACGAAGAAGAAGTCCCACCCCGCCAAACGCACCTTCCAGGCCCTGCGCATCGAGGTCAACGACGAGCTCGGAGTGCTGCGCACCGCGCTGCCGGCAGCACTGGAAGCCCTGCACATCGGGGGAGTGGCCGTCATCGAGTCCTACCAGTCGCTGGAGGACACGATCGTGAAGAAGACCTTCCGGGCCGCCACGACCTCCTCGGCGCCGCCGGACCTGCCGGTCGTGCCCGAAGAGCACCAGCCCTGGCTGAAGGAGATCATCCGGGGTGCCGAAATGGCTGACGAGAAAGAAGCAGAGACCAATCCGCGGGCGGCGAGCGTCCGACTGCGGGCAGTGCAGAAGATGAGGGAGGCACGATCGTGA
- the dinB gene encoding DNA polymerase IV, with the protein MSRKQLARSGGDLSRLGTDDAGATMLHLDMDSFFVSVELLSRPHLVGRPVIVGGRSGRGVVVSASYEAREFGVHAAMPMSRAMNLCPVAEVIPPSHGLYSSYSRQVFDLVAAVTPDVRQVSVDEAYIDVSGAVRRLGSPVEITTQLRAQIRERTGLSASVGIAVSRVVAKLASTRAKPNGQLLVPVAATQEFLDPMPIEALPGVGEKTQEGFSRYGIRLIGDLAAVDEDWAARVFGAHGHQLWRAAHGRDSSGFDHQAKEHSISAENTFGDDIWDISVLEHELLRLADKVAYRVRAEGKVATSLGLKYRLGDFTTLSRSVTLSAPTDLAREMYEALRPALRKLREQRSQGVRLLGVRAAGLSDFAVTGRQATLDEPEHSGRDAEVALDEVRRRFGSEAISQASLLRKRPDA; encoded by the coding sequence ATGAGTCGGAAGCAGCTGGCACGATCCGGAGGCGATCTGAGCCGACTGGGCACGGACGACGCCGGTGCCACTATGCTCCACCTCGACATGGACTCGTTCTTCGTCTCCGTGGAGCTGCTCAGCCGTCCGCACCTCGTCGGCCGGCCCGTCATCGTCGGCGGGCGCAGCGGCCGTGGAGTCGTCGTCTCGGCCAGCTATGAAGCACGCGAGTTCGGAGTGCACGCGGCGATGCCGATGTCGCGGGCCATGAATCTGTGCCCCGTCGCCGAGGTGATCCCGCCGTCCCATGGCCTGTATTCCTCGTACTCACGCCAAGTCTTCGACCTCGTCGCCGCGGTGACCCCCGATGTGCGGCAGGTCAGCGTCGACGAAGCCTATATCGATGTCTCCGGAGCCGTGCGCCGCCTCGGCTCCCCGGTGGAGATCACCACGCAGCTGCGTGCCCAGATTCGGGAACGGACCGGTCTGAGCGCCTCGGTCGGCATCGCCGTCAGCAGGGTAGTGGCGAAACTCGCCTCGACCAGGGCGAAACCGAACGGTCAGCTGCTCGTCCCCGTGGCAGCAACCCAGGAGTTCCTCGACCCGATGCCGATCGAAGCGCTGCCCGGGGTGGGGGAGAAGACCCAAGAAGGGTTCTCCCGCTACGGAATCCGACTCATCGGCGACCTCGCCGCTGTGGACGAGGATTGGGCCGCACGCGTCTTCGGAGCCCACGGCCATCAGCTGTGGCGGGCCGCTCACGGCCGAGACTCCTCCGGATTCGACCACCAGGCCAAGGAACACTCGATCAGCGCGGAGAACACCTTCGGCGATGACATCTGGGACATCTCTGTCCTCGAACACGAACTGCTGCGCTTGGCCGACAAGGTCGCCTACCGGGTCCGTGCGGAGGGGAAGGTGGCCACGAGTCTCGGACTGAAGTACCGCCTCGGCGATTTCACGACACTGTCGAGGTCGGTGACCCTCTCGGCTCCGACGGATCTGGCCCGGGAGATGTACGAGGCGCTGCGTCCGGCCCTGCGCAAGCTGCGCGAGCAGCGTTCCCAGGGAGTCCGGCTGCTCGGAGTCAGGGCCGCGGGCCTCAGCGACTTCGCCGTCACCGGGCGGCAGGCCACCTTGGATGAACCGGAGCATTCAGGACGCGATGCCGAGGTCGCGCTCGACGAGGTGAGACGTCGATTCGGCAGCGAAGCGATCTCGCAGGCCTCGCTTCTGCGCAAGCGCCCCGACGCCTGA
- a CDS encoding AAA family ATPase, whose protein sequence is MSTSQEGTQTNSVIGAEHIEWVQNLTSRARTAMNSVLEGKDEAVGLSLIALLAGGHVLLEDVPGVGKTLLARAMGKVVDGSVRRIQFTPDLLPTDVVGVNLFNQETRHFEFRQGPVFANIVIADEINRASPKTQSAMLECMAEGQATIDGQTYPMPTPFIVVATQNPIDMEGTYALPEAQRDRFLTRISLGYPATSDEVDLLDNQIQNDPLETAAAVTNLEQITQARTIVRHVSASRQLREYIVAILHATRNDQAILLGSSPRGGVHLLRAAKARAALSGRTFVTPDDVQALAPYILAHRIIPRDGDDADLAADLIGRVLSRVPVSTNQ, encoded by the coding sequence ATGTCGACCAGCCAAGAAGGAACACAGACCAATTCCGTGATCGGCGCCGAACACATCGAGTGGGTGCAGAATCTGACCTCGCGGGCACGCACAGCGATGAACTCGGTCCTCGAGGGCAAGGATGAGGCCGTCGGGCTCTCGCTCATCGCGCTGCTCGCCGGCGGACACGTCCTCCTCGAAGACGTCCCCGGCGTCGGCAAGACCCTGCTGGCCCGTGCCATGGGCAAGGTCGTCGACGGCTCCGTGCGCCGCATCCAGTTCACTCCGGATCTGCTGCCCACCGACGTCGTGGGCGTGAACCTGTTCAACCAGGAGACTCGTCACTTCGAGTTCCGGCAGGGCCCGGTGTTCGCGAACATCGTCATCGCCGATGAGATCAACCGTGCGTCCCCGAAGACGCAGTCGGCGATGCTCGAGTGCATGGCCGAGGGTCAGGCGACGATCGACGGGCAGACCTATCCGATGCCCACCCCGTTCATCGTCGTCGCCACTCAGAACCCGATCGATATGGAGGGCACCTACGCTCTGCCCGAGGCGCAGCGTGACCGCTTCCTCACGCGCATCTCCCTGGGGTATCCGGCGACGTCCGACGAGGTCGACCTGCTGGACAACCAGATCCAGAACGATCCCCTCGAGACCGCCGCCGCGGTGACGAACCTCGAGCAGATCACTCAGGCGCGCACGATCGTCCGCCATGTCTCCGCGAGCCGGCAGCTGCGCGAGTACATCGTGGCGATCCTCCACGCCACCCGCAACGATCAGGCGATCCTGCTCGGCAGTTCCCCGCGCGGCGGCGTCCATCTGCTGCGTGCGGCGAAGGCCCGCGCGGCCCTGTCCGGGCGCACCTTCGTCACCCCCGACGATGTGCAGGCCCTGGCCCCGTACATCCTCGCCCACCGCATCATCCCCCGCGACGGCGACGACGCGGACCTGGCAGCCGACCTCATCGGTCGGGTGCTGTCCCGCGTGCCCGTCTCGACGAACCAGTGA
- a CDS encoding DUF3040 domain-containing protein, which produces MPLSDHEQQLLDQLEKQLRSEDPRFARNISETQAAATGPGISAKRFVLGILIALAGLAATILAIALVSSSTWWIALGVVGFGLMVAGMYWAFSRPGPAHTTQTDTRNSGTKSGSKGNSGFMSRMEDRWEKRQRGE; this is translated from the coding sequence ATGCCACTCTCCGATCACGAACAGCAGCTGTTGGATCAACTGGAGAAGCAGCTGCGCAGTGAAGACCCTCGTTTTGCACGCAATATTTCGGAAACCCAGGCCGCTGCCACGGGGCCCGGAATCTCCGCGAAGCGCTTCGTCCTCGGCATCCTCATCGCTCTTGCCGGACTGGCCGCGACGATCCTCGCGATCGCGCTCGTCTCCAGCTCGACCTGGTGGATCGCCCTCGGCGTCGTCGGCTTCGGCCTCATGGTCGCCGGAATGTACTGGGCGTTCAGCCGTCCGGGCCCTGCGCACACGACTCAGACCGATACTCGGAACTCCGGAACGAAGTCCGGCAGCAAAGGCAACTCCGGGTTCATGAGCCGGATGGAAGACCGGTGGGAGAAGCGCCAGCGCGGCGAATGA